In Actinoplanes derwentensis, the following proteins share a genomic window:
- a CDS encoding CoA-acylating methylmalonate-semialdehyde dehydrogenase, which produces MATIEHWIDGAYTAGTGTRRAAVFNPATGEQQHEVVLAGSADVDAAVASAKAAFESWGQASLSKRTKVLFAFRQLVNDNIGRLAEAISDEHGKVLSDAAGEVQRGLEVIEFACGIPQLLKGSYSDQASTGVDVFSFREPLGVVAGITPFNFPVMVPMWMHPVAIACGNTFVLKPSERDPSAANLVAELWKQAGLPDGVFTVVHGDKLAVDALIDHPDVAAISFVGSTPIARYIHGRATANGKRVQALGGAKNHAIILPDADLDFAADQLSAAAFGSAGERCMAISAAVAVGDAGDRITDLVRQRAESVVVGNGRDPRSEMGPVVTDAARHRIESLISSGEAQGAKVLADGRGLRVDGFEKGFFVGPTVIDQVTTSMDVYTEEIFGPVLSVVRADDVDAAINLINSNPYGNGTAIFTSSGESARRFQRGVRVGMIGINVPIPVPMAYYSFGGWKDSLFGDHHIHGPEGINFYTRGKVVTSRWPQAKTAPDASLQFPTAS; this is translated from the coding sequence ATGGCAACCATCGAGCACTGGATCGACGGCGCGTACACCGCCGGGACCGGCACCCGGCGTGCAGCGGTCTTCAACCCGGCCACCGGTGAGCAGCAGCACGAGGTGGTGCTGGCCGGCTCCGCCGACGTGGACGCCGCCGTGGCCTCGGCCAAGGCCGCTTTCGAGTCGTGGGGCCAGGCCTCGCTGAGCAAGCGCACCAAGGTCCTGTTCGCGTTCCGGCAGCTGGTCAACGACAACATCGGCCGGCTCGCCGAGGCGATCAGCGACGAGCACGGCAAGGTGCTGTCCGACGCGGCCGGTGAGGTCCAGCGCGGCCTCGAGGTCATCGAGTTCGCGTGCGGCATCCCGCAGCTGCTCAAGGGCTCCTACTCGGATCAGGCGTCGACCGGCGTGGACGTGTTCAGCTTCCGCGAACCGCTCGGCGTGGTCGCCGGGATCACCCCGTTCAACTTCCCGGTCATGGTGCCGATGTGGATGCACCCGGTCGCCATCGCCTGCGGCAACACGTTCGTGCTCAAGCCCAGCGAGCGCGACCCGTCGGCCGCCAACCTGGTCGCCGAACTGTGGAAGCAGGCCGGACTGCCGGACGGCGTCTTCACCGTGGTGCACGGCGACAAGCTCGCGGTGGACGCGCTGATCGATCACCCCGACGTGGCCGCGATCTCGTTCGTCGGCTCGACGCCGATCGCCAGGTACATCCACGGCCGGGCCACCGCCAACGGCAAGCGGGTCCAAGCCCTCGGCGGGGCCAAGAACCACGCGATCATCCTGCCCGACGCCGACCTCGACTTCGCCGCGGACCAGCTGTCGGCGGCGGCGTTCGGGTCGGCCGGCGAACGGTGCATGGCGATCTCCGCAGCGGTCGCGGTCGGTGACGCCGGGGACCGGATCACCGACCTGGTCCGGCAGCGGGCCGAGAGCGTGGTGGTCGGTAACGGCCGGGACCCGCGCAGCGAGATGGGCCCGGTCGTCACCGACGCCGCCCGGCACCGCATCGAGAGCCTGATCAGTTCCGGTGAGGCCCAGGGCGCGAAGGTACTCGCCGACGGCCGCGGGCTGCGCGTCGACGGGTTCGAGAAGGGCTTCTTCGTCGGCCCGACCGTCATCGACCAGGTCACCACGTCGATGGACGTCTACACCGAGGAGATTTTCGGCCCGGTCCTGTCAGTGGTCCGCGCCGACGACGTCGACGCCGCGATCAACCTGATCAACAGCAATCCGTACGGCAACGGCACCGCCATCTTCACCTCCAGCGGTGAGTCGGCCCGCCGTTTCCAGCGCGGTGTGCGAGTCGGCATGATCGGCATCAACGTGCCGATCCCGGTGCCGATGGCCTACTACTCCTTCGGTGGCTGGAAGGACTCGCTATTCGGCGACCACCACATCCACGGGCCGGAAGGCATCAACTTCTACACCCGCGGCAAGGTCGTCACCTCCCGCTGGCCGCAGGCCAAGACGGCACCCGACGCCTCGCTGCAGTTCCCGACCGCCAGCTGA
- a CDS encoding alpha/beta hydrolase family protein → MSTTTKHRAVFSTVVAAALTVAGIALVPAANAATTAYPKGPAPTSSSIEASTGPFATAQTSVSRLAASGFGGGDIYYPTSTANGTFGAVVIAPGFTAYKSSMAWLAPRIASQGFVVFNIDTNTTSDQPASRGRQLLAAADYLTGSSSVRTRIDPTRVAVVGHSMGGGGTLEAARSRPSLQAAIPLTPWNTTKSWSGNTVPTLVIGADGDTVAPVATHALPFYNSLPNSPGKAYLELNNATHFAPNSSNTTIAKYSIAWLKLFVDNDTRYQQFVCPGPGASLTVDQYRSSCANFTI, encoded by the coding sequence GTGTCCACGACCACAAAGCACCGGGCAGTTTTCAGCACCGTCGTCGCGGCCGCGCTGACCGTAGCCGGAATCGCACTCGTGCCGGCCGCGAACGCCGCCACCACCGCCTACCCGAAGGGCCCGGCCCCGACCAGCAGCAGCATCGAGGCGTCCACCGGCCCGTTCGCCACCGCGCAGACCAGCGTGTCCCGGCTCGCGGCCAGCGGCTTCGGCGGCGGCGACATCTACTACCCGACCAGCACCGCCAACGGCACGTTCGGGGCCGTGGTGATCGCGCCCGGGTTCACCGCGTACAAATCCAGCATGGCCTGGCTCGCGCCGAGGATCGCGTCACAGGGCTTCGTGGTGTTCAACATCGACACCAACACCACCTCCGACCAGCCCGCCAGCCGCGGCCGCCAGCTGCTCGCCGCCGCCGACTACCTGACCGGCAGTAGCAGCGTGCGCACCCGGATCGACCCCACCCGCGTCGCGGTCGTCGGCCACTCGATGGGCGGCGGTGGCACCCTGGAAGCGGCGCGCAGCCGCCCGTCACTGCAGGCCGCGATCCCGCTGACCCCGTGGAACACCACCAAGTCGTGGAGCGGCAACACCGTCCCGACACTGGTCATCGGCGCCGACGGGGACACCGTGGCGCCGGTCGCGACCCACGCGCTGCCGTTCTACAACAGCCTGCCTAACAGCCCCGGCAAGGCCTACCTGGAACTGAACAACGCCACCCACTTCGCGCCGAACAGCTCGAACACGACGATCGCCAAATACAGCATCGCCTGGCTGAAACTGTTCGTCGACAACGACACCCGCTACCAGCAGTTCGTCTGCCCCGGCCCCGGCGCGAGCCTGACCGTCGACCAGTACCGCAGTTCCTGCGCCAACTTCACGATCTGA
- a CDS encoding DsbA family oxidoreductase, whose amino-acid sequence MTIRIDVWSDVVCPWCYIGKRRLETALDRFDGEVTVDWHSYQLDPSIPQGQREPVREMLAKKIGAPASQVRAMTHQVTQLAEAEGLTYDLGNAVSVNTRDAHRVAHLAGQHGLGTEMHEALLKAHLCDAAVVDDPEVLVTLATGIGVPAGEVADVVGGSKFGSEVDDDIRTARQLGISGVPFFLINQKYGISGAQSADAFLGALQKVQAEG is encoded by the coding sequence GTGACCATCCGCATCGATGTCTGGTCTGATGTGGTCTGCCCGTGGTGCTACATCGGGAAGCGCCGCCTGGAGACCGCCCTCGACCGGTTCGACGGTGAGGTCACCGTCGACTGGCACAGTTACCAGCTGGACCCCAGCATCCCTCAGGGGCAGCGGGAGCCGGTTCGGGAGATGCTGGCGAAGAAGATCGGCGCACCGGCCTCGCAGGTGCGGGCGATGACCCATCAGGTCACACAGCTCGCCGAGGCGGAGGGTCTGACGTACGACCTGGGTAACGCCGTTTCGGTCAACACCCGTGACGCGCACCGGGTCGCGCACCTGGCCGGTCAGCACGGTCTCGGCACCGAGATGCACGAGGCGCTGCTCAAGGCTCACCTGTGTGACGCCGCCGTCGTCGACGACCCGGAGGTGCTGGTCACGCTGGCCACCGGGATCGGGGTGCCGGCCGGTGAGGTCGCCGACGTGGTGGGTGGCTCGAAGTTCGGCTCGGAGGTCGACGACGACATCCGCACGGCGCGCCAGCTGGGCATCAGCGGGGTGCCGTTCTTCCTGATCAACCAGAAGTACGGGATCTCCGGCGCCCAGTCCGCCGACGCGTTCCTGGGTGCGTTGCAGAAGGTCCAGGCGGAAGGCTGA
- a CDS encoding TetR/AcrR family transcriptional regulator: MRADAQRNAVKLRTAASELFQEHGLQVSLKEIARRAGVSHGTLYNLFGSREVLIDEVIADLAATRLSAAATRALASADPWQGFAGYLTEVCELQATDPALGDVLTRRYPDASRLMAVCDNSYAATEAIIARAHHDGSLRPDFTASDLLSFLASHAPLARATASTGSEAWRRQITFMLDGLRTAAATHPLPAAPLTPAQINHLLIQES; encoded by the coding sequence ATGCGCGCGGACGCCCAACGCAACGCCGTCAAGCTACGCACAGCGGCGTCGGAACTGTTCCAGGAACACGGCCTGCAGGTCTCCCTCAAGGAGATCGCCCGCCGCGCCGGAGTGAGCCACGGCACGCTCTACAACCTGTTCGGCTCTCGCGAGGTCCTGATCGACGAGGTGATCGCCGACCTGGCCGCCACCCGCCTGAGCGCCGCCGCCACCCGGGCCCTGGCCAGCGCCGACCCATGGCAGGGTTTCGCCGGTTACCTCACCGAGGTCTGCGAGTTGCAGGCCACCGACCCGGCCCTGGGCGACGTCCTGACCCGCCGTTACCCCGACGCGAGCCGCCTGATGGCGGTGTGCGACAACTCGTACGCCGCGACCGAGGCCATCATCGCCCGAGCCCACCACGACGGCTCCCTGCGCCCCGACTTCACCGCCTCCGACCTGCTGTCCTTCCTGGCGTCCCACGCCCCCTTGGCCCGAGCGACGGCGTCCACCGGCTCAGAGGCGTGGCGCCGCCAGATCACTTTCATGCTCGACGGACTCCGAACCGCAGCGGCCACCCACCCGCTCCCCGCGGCGCCGCTGACCCCGGCCCAGATCAACCACCTGCTGATCCAGGAGTCATGA